In Thermosphaera sp., the sequence CTGTTTGAATGATATGGAATCAACGGAATATGGAGGGTTAAAAATATGTTCCATCCCCGTAGTTAAACATCGTTCAGCTTACTCGCATTTAACCGGCGCTCCTAGCTTCATTACGGTGCTACCCCTGTACTTAAAAAGTATATATGCCCGCTTACCTATTGACATATTTCACATCCACACATCATTTGCGACTCTTAATTCTCTCATAGCTTTTCAAATCAAATCTCTCTTTGAGTTTAAAGATTCTAGAATCGTAGTTACACAGTATTCAAGTACGTTTAGTCCATATGTATTTGGGGAGTTTGATTTGAAGTCTCTAATCGTTCCATTACTTTCGAGCCACGTATCTCTTGAATACGCACCAGCAGATCTCATTATCACCTTAAGCAAGAGAGTTCGTAATGCTTTAAAGAGGCATTTTGCTAAAAGAGTTATATGGTTTCCACACATAGCTATAGACACTGAAAAGTTCAAGCCTGATAAGAAATGTAGAAATAAAATTAGAGACGAGCTCTCAATAGATGATGAGACCATTGTATTATTATATGCAGGCGACTTGACCCCCACACGCGGCATAGAGTTCTTTATAGATGTAATTAGGTATGCTATAAGAAGTTATCGTTATCCTATTAAAGGCTTGATACCATTGAAAGACATCAATACAAGACTGGATAAGTATAACTACATCATGGGCTTACTAAGGAGTAATGGAATTGATAGACATGTAGAAATACTAGGTTACAGAGAGGATATTAACTGCGTTATAAATTCAAGCGACATAGTTCTCATGCCACTGAGGAAAAATTATGGTTTCATGGATTTGCCGAGATTTCTGCTTGAGGCTATGTCATGCGGTAAGCCAGTCGTAACAACTACGGTTGGGGCTATTGCCGAATCGTTAAATAGTTGGATAAATAGTGTGTTGTGCAAACCAGACGACTTGAAATGTTTTATTTTGACTGTAAGAAATCTGATTGAAAACCATACTTTGAGAAATGAGATAGGTATGAATGCGAGAAGAACTATTATGGAGGTCTACAATGCCGAGAAAGTAAGTGATAGACTGTATCGAATATATAATATGCTATTAATGTAAAAAGTGAGACTATGTTGTTATGTCTTGATGGCATTGATGGTGCTGGCAAAACCACCCAGGCAGCGCTTCTTCAAGTATATCTCTTAAGTAAAGGTCATAGTGTAGTAATATTGAAACCATTCCACTTCGTGGGATGGGGTCTTAAGAGATTTAATGATAAGATGCGGAAACTAACTAGCTTATTTAAACAGGCACAAATACGCAGTTATAGAACAGGTCTGAGCACTCATATAAAAACTCCTCCCGTTACAGTATACGTAACAAATCTCGCCTTATTGTTATTGGTAATAATTAACTTAAAATTTGAAATTATTATAAGTAGAATCGTTTATGGAGCAGATGTGATTATTATTTACGATAGATTCTATTTCGATAAATTGATTCCTGTAAATAAAATCCAGTACAGACTATTTTATGCTATCTTAAAGCACGTTATTAACAATCGTTGCGTTATTCTTGACATCCCTACCTCAATCGCATATAAAAGAATGAAAGATGTGCACGACAAGCTTATGCCAAGGAAGCATTACGATACTTTGAGAAAATGGTACAAAATATACGCAAAGTTACTTGGCTTTCCTATCATAAACGCATCTCACCTCTCTCTATTAGAAACTCACGCTCTTATAATATCCACCTTTGAAAATATAATTTACAAAAGAGGAAATGATACATGATCAGCAATAGTAGAGAAATCTGTAAAGAGCTGGATTTATTGATTGAAAGCGTCTCTCCACGTGAAGCTTGCCGCAGTTTACTGTTAAATCAACTAGACTTTTATTACGTTACTCATTGTACAAAAGACATTCCCTTAAGAATAACGCGGGTATGTGGAGCGTACCTTAGAGATTCGATAAGAGGTGTTAGGTTGGCCGCTCGCACGATTACATTTTTGGACGATTTATTAAAAAAGGAAGGTGTAGAGTATATTTACGTAAAAACCTACAGACCCATACCTTATGCACCAAACGATATTGACATATTAATACATGAAGAGGATTTTGAGTACTTTACAAGGTTGTTAAACACTTACGGATTTAAGATTATGCGACGGGGTGTCGAGGTAAGATGTCTTAGAGAAGATATGACTAGGATAGATGTTTATTCCTCAATAATCTATGCTGGCGTTAAATTCGATATTAAACACCAATTATTTTCAAAGAGAACACACGTCAATTTTCTCGGTATCCATAATTTTTCAATTCCTTCCCCCGAACTAGATGCATTAATAGTATTGCTACATGACGTACTTGGACATAGAACAATCAATTACTTGGATTATTATTACATTAAGCATTACTTACTCAGGAACCTTACTAGCAATACTGTTTTAAGGTTCTTATATGATGTAACGAAGGGCGCTCATCTGGTTAAGAGGTGTATTGCATTACTTCTCTCGCTAGAACATGAGGGGGACCTTAAAAATATTAAGAACTTTCCCATAGCATTTGCCCCGTCTCTCATGCTCAGTATGATGTTAGGCATTAGCCTTCAAAAGAAGATTCTGTATAGTAGTTCTCTTCTAGTTGATATTTTTCTACGTCTTTACAACAGTTATAAAAACGCTATACCAGAGGAACTTAGGAAAGCTATACAAGCAGCTCTTTTCTATCACAGGTTAATTGTAGGAGATAGACATACTGCATGGTGACCATGGATGACAATGGTAATTACTCATATATGTGGAAAATACAGACCTTCCATTGATGGATTATCAAACTATGTTTACAACTTAACCATTAGGCTGAAAAATAATTACAAAATATTTATAGTGACTACTGATGTCATAAAGCACGTGAATGTTCTTCGAGCTCTAACTTATAGCAAATCTATCGAATTACTAGATAAGAATCTTCATGTTATAAGACTGTCTACACATCCACCGTACATGCCTTACTTCTGGAGTTATGGAGTCACCTTGGAGTTAATCAAGCGAAAAAGTTTGCTAGCTGATAGTGATGTCATACATATTCATTCATACATGCAGTGGCACTCAGACCTCTCAGTAATTCTAAGTAAATACTTGAATAAGCCATGTATTTTAACTATTCATGCGTATGGCTACTACAAGGGAAAGTTGCTTGGTATGTTATCAAAATTTTATCACAGCTCAACGACTAAATATCTCCTATCTAAGCCTGATTTAATAGTAGTCTTAGATCCAATAGCATATAAGTTCTTTACTAAATTAATTCCAGAGAGTAAAGTTAGAATGATTCCAAACGGCATAGACTACGACCGGTTTAATATAGCTATTCCACAAGAAATCCTGCAATATATAAAGTCGTCGTTGAGATTAAAGCAACATGTTATTCTATACGTGGGTCAACTTATACCACGTAAAGACGTAGAAACATTAGTACGAGCATTCAAATTACTTGTCAAAAAGGGGTATAGCAACATTAGC encodes:
- a CDS encoding glycosyltransferase family 4 protein; protein product: MTMVITHICGKYRPSIDGLSNYVYNLTIRLKNNYKIFIVTTDVIKHVNVLRALTYSKSIELLDKNLHVIRLSTHPPYMPYFWSYGVTLELIKRKSLLADSDVIHIHSYMQWHSDLSVILSKYLNKPCILTIHAYGYYKGKLLGMLSKFYHSSTTKYLLSKPDLIVVLDPIAYKFFTKLIPESKVRMIPNGIDYDRFNIAIPQEILQYIKSSLRLKQHVILYVGQLIPRKDVETLVRAFKLLVKKGYSNISLLIVGDGPDYSKLLKLVSSLQLTESIRILRRVNDDFLVYIYKVADLFVLPSYYEGLPTVILEAFASGLPVIATKVGGVPWLIKSSKAGILIKPGDYVALAEAIENIFTNDYVKRYMSMNATLYAKNFDWNIIASLVEKLYKEVVSS
- a CDS encoding glycosyltransferase family 4 protein — translated: MLSIGVIGTDLNPPLNEGIKNTVHEIYRRMARKGIEVLLITKGWSREEQSTCLNDMESTEYGGLKICSIPVVKHRSAYSHLTGAPSFITVLPLYLKSIYARLPIDIFHIHTSFATLNSLIAFQIKSLFEFKDSRIVVTQYSSTFSPYVFGEFDLKSLIVPLLSSHVSLEYAPADLIITLSKRVRNALKRHFAKRVIWFPHIAIDTEKFKPDKKCRNKIRDELSIDDETIVLLYAGDLTPTRGIEFFIDVIRYAIRSYRYPIKGLIPLKDINTRLDKYNYIMGLLRSNGIDRHVEILGYREDINCVINSSDIVLMPLRKNYGFMDLPRFLLEAMSCGKPVVTTTVGAIAESLNSWINSVLCKPDDLKCFILTVRNLIENHTLRNEIGMNARRTIMEVYNAEKVSDRLYRIYNMLLM